ttctaagcaaattaaatttataaaaaatataaaaaaactggaaaaaaattaacaatttgatataaaattcaaaaagttaataaatataaaaataaaataataataaattttatatatttataaataattaccgaattcataataataaagtacttatataaaaatgtcAGCTCCTGTAAGTTCCCAAAagaaagaataaaaaaatttatataaaatatgtattataataaa
This is a stretch of genomic DNA from Plasmodium reichenowi strain SY57 chromosome 14, whole genome shotgun sequence. It encodes these proteins:
- a CDS encoding 40S ribosomal protein S3, putative (part of same gene as PRSY57_1465100B~gap found within coding sequence) produces the protein MSAP